In Gallaecimonas xiamenensis 3-C-1, the genomic window GTAACAAAAAAGCGGCCCAAGGGCCGCTTTTTTATTGGCTAACAATTAGATTGCTTCTTCGTTTTCTTCACCGGTTCGGATGCGGATAACCCGCTGCACATCAGTCACGAAGATCTTGCCATCGCCGATCTTGCCGGTCTGGGCCGTCTGCATGATAGCGTCGATGCAGCGCTCCAGATCATCGTCCTGAACGATCAGCTCCAACTTCACCTTGGGCAGAAAATCCACCATGTACTCGGCTCCCCGGTACAGTTCGGTGTGCCCTTTTTGGCGGCCAAAGCCTTTAACTTCACTGACGGTCATGCCGTTGACACCCACTTCGGCCAAGGCCTCCCGTACGTCATCCAGCTTGAAGGGTTTGATGATGGCCTCGATTTTCTTCATGTGTGTCGACCGTAAGTAGCTCCAATGGGATTGCTGCTAAGCATAACGTTTCCTGTCCTCTGGCAACAAGGGACCTAGGTACAACTGGCCGGAGCCGGGCTGATACTGGACTCGTACATCAGCACACATTGCCCGGTGGCGGTCCCGGCTGCAAAATCCACGGCAAAGCTGACCGGCGAGAAGGTAAAACCACCAGCGCTATAACTGAAACTGATGCTGCCTGCCCAGGTAGCGCTGAACCCAGAGCAACTGTAGGCCGGGGTGCCGTTGCCGTTGGGGGTGGTAACGCCACAGGTGATACTGTTATCGGCCACACCGTTGACCTTGGCAATGACGGTAACTCCCCCGGGAATACTGCCGTTACAGGCCTTGGTATTGGTACCATTCTTTTGCAGGCAATTTAGGGTGCCGGATACGGCAAGCCCAGCCCCGGCAATGGTAACGCTGAGGCTGTCTTCCAGGTATTGGTTACCGTCGCTCAGGTCGGTTGGCGAAGATCCTGTCACACCGGTATTGCCGAGTCTGGCCCTGACCGCCACAGTACCGTTGCCACCGCTCGACACGGTCAACAGACCACGGCTGTAGGTGCCGTAATAATTGGCTGATGGGTCGGGATCCAGAGTCTTGATCGCTTGGTTGGTAACGGTCATACCGGTGCCAGAAGTCACCTTCCAGTCCGCCAGCAGAGTCAGGTTCAAGTCGTAAAACGGTACCAGGGCCGGCCAGTTTTCGTCCGTGTCCACCAGGCTTTGCAGCAGGGAAAGGTCGGCGGCATTGAGATAGTCGAGGTAAATCCCTCTGGCCATCAGCTGGGTAGCCCCGGCATTGGCGACCTGCAACCCGGAAGGACTGACATCCCTCAGCGCTGTCTTGTCGGCCGCCGTGGTACCCAAGATCTGATCTTTGATCTTGGCCAGCACATAGTTGCGGTAGGCGGCCTGGTTACTACTGCTTTCCAGCCAGTCTTTTCGCATCAACACCACGTCCACCAAACGCCAGTCCTGGGTCACCCTGTAGTAGCCATCAATCCTCTGCATGCGACAGGCTTCCAGATAGTTGCCGGCCAGGATGGAGGTAAAGCTGCCGCTGGTTACCAAGGAGGCATTGAAGGTGTTATAGGCCGACCCCGTATACATGTAGTGGCCATGGGGTGTGATAAGTCGGGCCGGATCAAATACCGGCTTACTGCTGTCGTTACTGTCAAAGTGGTCCTGGCAGCAGATGGTGCAATAAGCCGAAGGGTTATTGTTGGTGGGCGCTCCCGTGCTCTTGGCCACCAGGGTGCCATCTTCGACTATGACTTGGTAATCATCTATATCTGTGGCATCGGGCCTCGACACAAAGGGGGTGTAGCCCTGGGTTTTGGGATTGCTGAGGCTGCACTCACAGTTGATGGTGGCGTAGTCCTCGCGGATAAGGGTGGTACTGTCCGGCTTGTAGGTTACGGTGTCGAACTTGACCAGGGTGCTCCCCCCTTGTTTGAGCACCTCGGGTATGGGCTTGCTGCTCTCACGCTTCTTACCTGTACCGTTGGTATTGAGTTCAAGAGCAATGACGTCCGGTGCCTGGCCGGGGGTATAGGCCACCTTGGGCCCATCGGTGTTGAACACCGGGTCCAGAGAGTTCTTCTTGTCAGCCGAAGTACTTGCAGACATAGAACCGTTAAGGGTGACGGTGTCTGTACCCTGGGGGCTGGTCCAGCTTACGGTGATGGCGACTTGTTTTTGATCCGGCCCCAATACCCCTGTTGGTGCCGTTCCCGACCAACTGCTGGTGGCCTGGTTGTAGTAGAGGTTGGAGACATTCCACAGCCGGCTATAGGCCTGGCCATTTACGGTGACACTGTCGTTACCGGTGGCAATATCGAGAAAGTTGTTGGTGCCTCCAGTGACGTCGTCAAAATCGCGAAACTCCTCCATTTTGGCTTTGGCCAGCTCCATGGCGACGCTGCGATAGACGCTTTCGTTGCTGGAGCGAAGAAAGGACTTTTGCAGCACCACCAGGCCGGTGACCCCTACACCAATAACAGCAACGGCAACCATGACTTCGATAAGCCCGAAGCCCAGGTGTTTTATTCTCATCACCAATCCCTCCAACTGCCGGGAAGCCGCCATACACGCTGAAATGAGCTGCTGGTGGTGACATTCCCTAGAGCAAGTTCGTCAAATCGCACCCCGAAGGTACCGTTGGAAATCGCCACGTCATGGTTGGCGATGATGGCGCCGTTCATGGACGCCGCGCCGTTGGCCTTGAAGTCGGTCACTACCGTGTCCGAGGTATGAAAACTGAAGATGACCCCGTAATAGCTCTTGTTGGCATTGAGGGTCAGGTCCCCGTCCACCACCAGGATAAGGGCCGGATTGGTCTGGGACCCCATATTGACCTTAAGATCACAGTCCCCTTCCACCACTATCAGGCCGGTTTCGGCACCGGTCAGGGCATTACAGTTGCTCAACAGATAGGACGCGTCGCTCTTAATGTCCTGCCAATTGGTACTGCTGATACCGAAGGTGTAGGCAAAAAGATCGCTGGGAAAGGCCGGGTCGCCATCGACAACATCGATGCCGGGATTGTCCTTAGAGGAGTAAACGGCGCTGGTGCAGTCCCCTCCCACGAACTCCTGCTGGCCGCAGGTCTTGACGTTACCGGACAGGTTGACCGGTTCACTCATCCAAATGGACACCGGCACTCCCCGGCCGCCACCATTGGGGTTGGCGCCAACACTGAAAGCCCCCCCCACTGTCATATTGCCCCCCACCGTCAAAGGTGAGGCGGGCCCGGCGTTGACGACAGGCGTTACCACCAGGGTCTGGCGATGCACCTCTGTGGTGGAGCCGTCTTCAGAAGTGCCGGTTGCACTGAGCTTGGCTACCGGATAGATGACCGTTTCCCCGGACGAATTGCTGAAGGTAACGGCATCTTCGGTAGAGGTGACAGTGAAGCTGGTCTGAGCCCCTGCCACCTGGGCGCTGGCCAGGTTAAAGCTCATGCTGCCCACGGCAGGGTTTTTACGGATCTGGGCTACTGCATACTCAAGGCCGCTCTCTGCTGCCTCAAAGGCCTGTTCATGGCGCACTTCGTTGAGCTGGATGCGGCTCTCGGTCACTTTGTTGCGGGCGGTGAAAACGGCCACTCCTATGGCCATCACCATGATGATCAAGGTGATGGTCAAGGTCACGAAGCCGCGCGTCTTAGATATCGTCATTGCGCAGCCTCACTTCCTGGTTCAAGGTCATGGTGAGTTCAGGGGTAGCCCCGCTATAACCGCTGACCGAGATGTTGATGGAGCGGATCCCAGAGCTGGCCGCCCCAGACAGATAAGTGAAGGTAAGGTTGCTGATGGTTAAGTCGGTCTGCCAGGACAGGGATTCACGGGTATAGGTGCCGTCACACGCTGGGGTGCCGGTAAAGCTGGTCATCTGGTAGATGATGCCGTTGTCGAACACATAGCCCCTTACCTCGTTGGTGTTGATGTCCAGCACCCCATCATCGTTTGCATCCATGCGCGCTATGATGCAGTTGTTGCTGGCACTGAGATCCCGATCGGGTTTGAAAACAAAGGGGCAATTGGTTTCATAATCGCTGGTACAGGCCGGTTTGCCGAAGTTGTTGCTGGCATTGGCCGAATAACCGGTGCGGCGCACATCGGAAGCAATCAAATTGGCTATGGCATTGAGATCGCTGCGCAACACTGTCATGCGGGTGGAGATGGAACTGGCCCCCACAGTGGCCGAAAACAGCGTTGTTGCCGCCAAGATCACCACCAGCCCCATACCCATGGCAATCATCAGCTCGACCAGGGTCATCCCCTGTTGGTTGCGTTTTAACATGAGCAGCTCCCCACCCCACTGAGATTGCAGGTGCGCACCCGCCCCAACACCGACACCACAACGCAAAGGCCTGAGCTCTCCCCCGCCAGCTTGATGTCGAAGCGCCCGTTATTTGCCCCTCCTGACAAATTGGACACTCCCTTATTCCGAGCTTTGAGCACCAGTACATCGTCATCGAAGGTGGAGGTGACATTGACCCAGTCGTAGTCATTTTTGCTGGTCACGCGGGTGAGGTTACTGGCGGTAAAAGTGCATTGGCCGGCACTGGCACCGCTATCAAGGGAGGCGCAATCACAGTCGCTGCCGTCGGTGATGGCCCTGGTGGTCATACCGGCGCACCAGCCATTGGTGGCAGAGATGAAGAAATTGACGTCTTGATTTAAACGGACCGCCTCGCTCTTTCCCAATAAAACCTGGGTGCGGATGGCCTCGGCGGCATGGCGCAGCTGCCGCTCCTTCATCACGGTGCGGTACGACGGTACGGCAATTCCCGCCAGTATGCTGACCAAGGCCAGGGTGATCATCAACTCAAGCAAGGTAAATCCCGGTTGTTTTGAAGCGCTTGTCACCGCTTATCTCCCGGTTGTGACCTATAGTTTTTTCACTGAGTATAGTCGAGCCTATAAGGTGCAACTGATGAAACGGATGCTAGGCGTGACCCTGCTGGAACTGATGATCGTCATCGCGATCCTGGCCATTTTGGCGGGCATTGCCTACCCCAGTTACCAGCGCTACGTGCTGGAAGCCAACAGGACGAATGCCCAGGGCGAGCTGGCAAAACTGCAGTTGGCCCAGGAGACCTACAGGGTAAAAAACAACAGCTTTGCCACCCTGGCCCAACTGGGCGGACTGACCAGCGATCATTACACCTATTCCATCTCCAACATCACCGCCAGCAGCTACACCCTGCAGGCCGTCGCCAAGGGCAGCCAAAGCAACGACACGGGTTGCACCACCCTCACCCTGGATCACAACGACAATAAAACCCCGGCAAGCTGCTGGAAAAACTGAGGAAAAGCCGCCGCTTTTGTTAACATGGCGTTGCCACATTCCAATAAACAGAGGCACCCATGAGGGAAAGAGGATTCACGCTTGTAGAGCTGCTGGTGACATTGATGGTCGCCGGCATATTGGTGACAATCAGCTACCCGTCGCTGAGCCGGTTTTTTAGGGACAACCAATTGGGAGCTGAGGCCAGTGAGCTGCAGTCGCTGTTGGTCACCTCCCGCCACCATGCCCTTAACTACCAGATGCCGGTGGTGGTCTGCCCCCTGGTGGGTGGTAAGTGCGCCAATAACTGGGCCGGGGAGATCAGCAGCTTCGTGGACAGCAACGGCAGCGGCGAGTTGGATAATGGCGAAGAAGTACTGCAAAGGGTTGAAGCCACCAGCAACAGCCGCATCTTCGGGCAATTGCGAATAAGCTTCGCGGCCGACGGCATACTGGCTTCCACCGCTGGCACCATAGAGATCTGTGAAGGGAGCGACGCCAGCCTTTACCACGGAGTGGTAGTGGACCCTTCGGGGCGCAGCAGGGTGGCGGAAGATTTGGACGGCAATGGCGTGCGCGACGACAGGAACGGCAACGCCATCAACTGCAACTAACGGGGTTGCTCGCGCTCCAGCTTCTGAGCCTTGCGGCTCTTGAAGTCGGCATTGGCCGGTACGCACTCATGCACCTGGTTTATGGTGGGTGAACCGGCCATCCGCAACTTGGTATAAGGCAGGGAATAAACCAGCGCCTTGGCTTTGTCGGGGCTCACCACGAAATGCCCGATGTAGTCCTTCCCTTTCTCCAGGGTCAGATGGCATTTGTACTCCACTTTCTGCGCCGCCAGGGTGGCGGTACTGATCAGCAAAGGCAGCAAGGCCAAGCTCCATTTACCAGCAGACATTGGAACTCCCGTTACTCGCATTGGTGGCCGACTTCTGGCCGCTTTGGTTGAGGGTCAACACAGCACAGTCCGGATCTTTACCCACCTGCCCTGACGACGCAGTAGCGGTGAGGGTCAGGGTGTCCCTGGCCGCCGATGCGGCAATGGTAAAACTCCCCTTGGCGATGCTGTAACTGGCAGCACTGCCCCCCACCAAACCCAGGTTGGCAGTGTAGGTCCGGTGATCGATCCGGTACTGCTCCTGCAGGTTGGCCAGCCGCATCAGTTCCGCCTGGGCCTCCGCCCTGTTGGATTTGGCGATATAGGCCGTATAGGAGGGGTAGGCAATGG contains:
- a CDS encoding TapY2 family type IVa secretion system protein, whose amino-acid sequence is MSAGKWSLALLPLLISTATLAAQKVEYKCHLTLEKGKDYIGHFVVSPDKAKALVYSLPYTKLRMAGSPTINQVHECVPANADFKSRKAQKLEREQPR
- a CDS encoding type IV pilin protein; translated protein: MRQQTGFTLIELMITVAVVAIIGAIAYPSYTAYIAKSNRAEAQAELMRLANLQEQYRIDHRTYTANLGLVGGSAASYSIAKGSFTIAASAARDTLTLTATASSGQVGKDPDCAVLTLNQSGQKSATNASNGSSNVCW
- the glnB gene encoding nitrogen regulatory protein P-II, with protein sequence MKKIEAIIKPFKLDDVREALAEVGVNGMTVSEVKGFGRQKGHTELYRGAEYMVDFLPKVKLELIVQDDDLERCIDAIMQTAQTGKIGDGKIFVTDVQRVIRIRTGEENEEAI
- a CDS encoding pilus assembly PilX family protein, whose product is MTISKTRGFVTLTITLIIMVMAIGVAVFTARNKVTESRIQLNEVRHEQAFEAAESGLEYAVAQIRKNPAVGSMSFNLASAQVAGAQTSFTVTSTEDAVTFSNSSGETVIYPVAKLSATGTSEDGSTTEVHRQTLVVTPVVNAGPASPLTVGGNMTVGGAFSVGANPNGGGRGVPVSIWMSEPVNLSGNVKTCGQQEFVGGDCTSAVYSSKDNPGIDVVDGDPAFPSDLFAYTFGISSTNWQDIKSDASYLLSNCNALTGAETGLIVVEGDCDLKVNMGSQTNPALILVVDGDLTLNANKSYYGVIFSFHTSDTVVTDFKANGAASMNGAIIANHDVAISNGTFGVRFDELALGNVTTSSSFQRVWRLPGSWRDW
- a CDS encoding GspH/FimT family pseudopilin, giving the protein MTSASKQPGFTLLELMITLALVSILAGIAVPSYRTVMKERQLRHAAEAIRTQVLLGKSEAVRLNQDVNFFISATNGWCAGMTTRAITDGSDCDCASLDSGASAGQCTFTASNLTRVTSKNDYDWVNVTSTFDDDVLVLKARNKGVSNLSGGANNGRFDIKLAGESSGLCVVVSVLGRVRTCNLSGVGSCSC
- a CDS encoding PilW family protein, whose product is MLKRNQQGMTLVELMIAMGMGLVVILAATTLFSATVGASSISTRMTVLRSDLNAIANLIASDVRRTGYSANASNNFGKPACTSDYETNCPFVFKPDRDLSASNNCIIARMDANDDGVLDINTNEVRGYVFDNGIIYQMTSFTGTPACDGTYTRESLSWQTDLTISNLTFTYLSGAASSGIRSINISVSGYSGATPELTMTLNQEVRLRNDDI
- a CDS encoding type IV pilus modification PilV family protein yields the protein MRIKHLGFGLIEVMVAVAVIGVGVTGLVVLQKSFLRSSNESVYRSVAMELAKAKMEEFRDFDDVTGGTNNFLDIATGNDSVTVNGQAYSRLWNVSNLYYNQATSSWSGTAPTGVLGPDQKQVAITVSWTSPQGTDTVTLNGSMSASTSADKKNSLDPVFNTDGPKVAYTPGQAPDVIALELNTNGTGKKRESSKPIPEVLKQGGSTLVKFDTVTYKPDSTTLIREDYATINCECSLSNPKTQGYTPFVSRPDATDIDDYQVIVEDGTLVAKSTGAPTNNNPSAYCTICCQDHFDSNDSSKPVFDPARLITPHGHYMYTGSAYNTFNASLVTSGSFTSILAGNYLEACRMQRIDGYYRVTQDWRLVDVVLMRKDWLESSSNQAAYRNYVLAKIKDQILGTTAADKTALRDVSPSGLQVANAGATQLMARGIYLDYLNAADLSLLQSLVDTDENWPALVPFYDLNLTLLADWKVTSGTGMTVTNQAIKTLDPDPSANYYGTYSRGLLTVSSGGNGTVAVRARLGNTGVTGSSPTDLSDGNQYLEDSLSVTIAGAGLAVSGTLNCLQKNGTNTKACNGSIPGGVTVIAKVNGVADNSITCGVTTPNGNGTPAYSCSGFSATWAGSISFSYSAGGFTFSPVSFAVDFAAGTATGQCVLMYESSISPAPASCT
- a CDS encoding type IV pilin protein, whose translation is MKRMLGVTLLELMIVIAILAILAGIAYPSYQRYVLEANRTNAQGELAKLQLAQETYRVKNNSFATLAQLGGLTSDHYTYSISNITASSYTLQAVAKGSQSNDTGCTTLTLDHNDNKTPASCWKN
- a CDS encoding GspH/FimT family pseudopilin; translation: MRERGFTLVELLVTLMVAGILVTISYPSLSRFFRDNQLGAEASELQSLLVTSRHHALNYQMPVVVCPLVGGKCANNWAGEISSFVDSNGSGELDNGEEVLQRVEATSNSRIFGQLRISFAADGILASTAGTIEICEGSDASLYHGVVVDPSGRSRVAEDLDGNGVRDDRNGNAINCN